The following is a genomic window from Nodosilinea sp. PGN35.
CTTAAATAGGGATGCAGCAGGGAATAATTAAACATCCGCCCTGAACGTTTTGCAATGTCAGCGTTTGCGCGGCGGCTTTGCATGCCGCAAACCGTTGCGGAGCCCGGCGAAGGGTGGCGCTTAAGCTTTGCTCAGTCAGAATAGTTTTGATGTAGCTTGAGCAGGAGTCGCCCCCGTGCAGGAGTCGGTGAGGGCAGGAGAACACTTTTCGTGGCGAAATATGGGCCTGATAAACGTCAATAGAGGCGATCGCCGCCTGGGTGGCTAACGAGTCAAAGGTGCTGGCAGTCATAGGGATAGAAGATAGCGTCACCCCTCCACTTCTATCCCACAATCACTCTAACCAGCTCTGTCAAAAGGGCTAACCTAGAGAATGAAGACAAATTTAGAATGGTTGAAAGCGATCGCCCACGCCCGCCTTCAACCGACAAAAATACCTGAGCCTTTGGGTATAAACGGGACTTTTTCAATCTAACCTTCTACTCCCGCCTCAACACAAAAAAGAATGGATTTTTCATGCCCTTGAGATCCATCAGGCCGAGTAGCGTCTGGTTATCCACCTTGCGAAAAATATCGTTAATAGGCAGGCTGTCGTAGATCATCGTCGCCGTCTTTTTGCCCCGATAGGTTGTCAGGCGAAGGCGCGCCCCCGACCGATCGGTAGAAAATAAAAAAAGGCCGATCTGAAAGAGCATCCCCACAGCTTCTGACTTTGGAATGGGCATGCGATCCAGCCAGCCAACGACCGGCAGCATCCAAAGCGGGTTGATGCTGGCAGTGTTGCCATCCACCGTATTAAACACTAGCGGATGGACATGTTCGGGAGTTTCAAAGCGCTTGCCGTGCCAGTGATAAGCCTCTAGGGCACCATCCAAAGGGTGATCGGTAGGGAATCCAGCACCTTTCCAGGCGCCGATCATAGCGCTGATATCCACCGTGTCGAGGCTGTCAAAAATGTTTAAAGCCTCAGTGGTAGTAATCTTACCCAGGGCGAGAGCTTCAGAAAACGTAGGCATACAACCGAATTCCCATAGTGAACAGTTATTGGCTATGGCGCTGATTAGATAAACTCTCGGGCAGCGTAGCAGCTTCTAGCAGCGGTTGTAACCCTGCGGCAACCCGCTCTGCCAAAATCTCATGCCCCGCCTGATTGGGATGAATTTGGTCGTACAGGTAGCGTGGATCATTCAACCCCTCTAATACCCCAGCAATGAGATGGGCCTGAGTATCATTGGCCACGCGCTGATACAGCCCTTCGTAGCCACTGTTAAAGGGGCTAATGTCCATGCCCAGCAGCACCACAATGGCTCCGGCCTGCTGAAGGCGAGTCACGATTTGCCGCAGATTTGCTTCGGTTTGGGCGGGGGGCACCTGCCTGAGGTAGTCGTTGCCGCCTAACCCAACGATGACCAACCAGGGGTCGGCTTCTATTACATCTTGCTGTAGCCGGTTCAACGCCGCTTCGGTGGTGTCTCCCCCCCGGCCTCGATTGACAATCGGCAAGTCTAGGGTCTGACTGAGCAGGTTTGGGTAGGCGGCCTCGGGGCCCACTCCCGCCCCCGCTGTAATGCTATCGCCCAGCGCAATGATCTGGGTGCCGCTGCCCCGGCGCAGGTTGTTGACATCTTCAGCTAGCGGATCGCTGGTGGCGCTAGCTGAATTGCGAT
Proteins encoded in this region:
- the yidD gene encoding membrane protein insertion efficiency factor YidD; the encoded protein is MTASTFDSLATQAAIASIDVYQAHISPRKVFSCPHRLLHGGDSCSSYIKTILTEQSLSATLRRAPQRFAACKAAAQTLTLQNVQGGCLIIPCCIPI
- a CDS encoding DUF4334 domain-containing protein translates to MPTFSEALALGKITTTEALNIFDSLDTVDISAMIGAWKGAGFPTDHPLDGALEAYHWHGKRFETPEHVHPLVFNTVDGNTASINPLWMLPVVGWLDRMPIPKSEAVGMLFQIGLFLFSTDRSGARLRLTTYRGKKTATMIYDSLPINDIFRKVDNQTLLGLMDLKGMKNPFFFVLRRE
- a CDS encoding GDSL-type esterase/lipase family protein; this encodes MVYSDSLIFLMSKTLKAGLVSLGLGGLLLLTACNGPQPPAIEQSDRNSASATSDPLAEDVNNLRRGSGTQIIALGDSITAGAGVGPEAAYPNLLSQTLDLPIVNRGRGGDTTEAALNRLQQDVIEADPWLVIVGLGGNDYLRQVPPAQTEANLRQIVTRLQQAGAIVVLLGMDISPFNSGYEGLYQRVANDTQAHLIAGVLEGLNDPRYLYDQIHPNQAGHEILAERVAAGLQPLLEAATLPESLSNQRHSQ